The proteins below come from a single Felis catus isolate Fca126 chromosome A1, F.catus_Fca126_mat1.0, whole genome shotgun sequence genomic window:
- the CLPTM1L gene encoding cleft lip and palate transmembrane protein 1-like protein isoform X2 has product MWSGRSSFTSLVVGVFVVYVVHTCWVMYGIVYTRPCGSDGNCIQPYLARRPKLQLSVYTTTRSNLGAENNVDLVLNVEDFDVESKFERTVNVSVPKKTRNNGTLYAYIFLHHAGILPWHDGKQVHLVSPLTTYMVPRPEEVNLLTGESTTQQIEAEKKPPSALDEPVSHWRPRLTLNVMVDDFVFDGASLPADVHRYMKMIQLGKTVHYLPILFIDQLSNRVKDLMVINRSSTELPLTVSYDKISLGRLRFWIHMQDAVYSLQQFGFSEKDADEVKGIFVDTNLYFLALTFFVAAFHLLFDFLAFKNDISFWKKKRSMIGMSTKAVLWRGFSTVVIFLFLLDEQTSLLVLVPAGIGAAIELWKVKKALKMSVVWRGLRPQFQFGTYSESERKTEEYDTQAMRYLSYLLYPLCIGGAVYSLLNVKYKSWYSWLINSFVNGVYAFGFLFMLPQLFVNYKMKSVAHLPWKAFTYKAFNTFIDDVFAFIITMPTSHRLACFRDDVVFLVYLYQRCVAAVATSTVWRARRGRHPQGLGTGTELRPDGEHTTGGHEGTPDIPPAATWGLVS; this is encoded by the exons ATGTGGAGCGGTCGCAGCTCCTTCACCAGCCTGGTCGTGGGCGTGTTCGTGGTGTACGTGGTGCACACCTGCTGGGTCATGTACGGCATCGTCTACACCCGGCCGTGCGGCAGCGACGGCAACTGCATCCAGCCCTACCTGGCGCGGAGGCCCAAGCTGCAG CTCAGCGTGTACACCACCACGCGGTCCAACCTTGGTGCTGAAAACAACGTGGATCTGGTCTTGAACGTGGAAGACTTTGACGTGGAGTCGAAATTTGAAAG gaCGGTTAACGTTTCCGTAccaaagaaaactagaaataacgGGACGTTGTATGCGTACATCTTCCTCCATCATGCCGGCATTCTGCCATGGCATGATGGGAAGCAGGTGCACCTAGTGAGCCCTCTGACCACCTACATGGTTCCCAGACCAGAAGAGGTCAACCTGCTCACGGGTGAATCCACTACGCAG CAGATAGAGGCAGAGAAGAAGCCACCGAGTGCCCTGGACGAGCCTGTTTCTCACTGGAGACCAAGACTGACACTGAACGTGATGGTGGACGACTTTGTCTTTGACGGGGCCTCCCTGCCTGCCGACGTGCATCGGTACATGAAGAT GATCCAGCTCGGGAAGACCGTGCACTACCTCCCTATCCTGTTCATCGACCAGCTCAGCAATCGGGTGAAGGACCTCATG GTCATAAACCGCTCCAGCACCGAGCTGCCCCTCACCGTGTCCTACGACAAGATCTCACTGGGGAGGCTGCGCTTCTGGATCCACATGCAGGATGCCGTGTACTCCCTGCAGCAGTTCG GGTTTTCAGAGAAAGACGCTGATGAAGTGAAAGGCATTTTTGTCGACACCAACTTGTATTTCTTAGCCCTGACCTTCTTCGTCGCTGCATTTCAC cttCTGTTCGACttcttggcatttaaaaatgacatcagtttctggaagaagaagaggagcATGATTGGAATGTCCACCAAAGCAG tgcTCTGGCGTGGATTCAGCACAGTGGTCATCTTCCTGTTCCTGCTGGACGAGCAGACGAGCCTGCTGGTGCTGGTCCCCGCAGGCATCGGGGCCGCCATCGAG CTGTGGAAGGTGAAAAAGGCCTTGAAGATGAGTGTTGTTTGGAGAGGCCTGAGACCGCAGTTCCAG TTTGGCACTTACAGTGAGTccgagaggaagacagaggagtaCGACACTCAG GCCATGAGGTACCTCTCCTATCTTCTCTACCCCCTGTGCATCGGTGGCGCCGTCTACTCCCTGCTGAACGTCAAGTATAAGAG CTGGTACTCTTGGCTGATCAATAGCTTCGTCAACG GGGTGTACGCCTTCGGCTTCCTCTTCATGCTGCCCCAGCTCTTCGTCAACTACAAG ATGAAGTCGGTGGCGCACCTGCCCTGGAAGGCCTTCACCTACAAg GCCTTCAACACCTTCATCGACGACGTCTTTGCCTTCATCATCACCATGCCCACCTCCCACCGGCTGGCGTGTTTCCGGGACGACGTGGTGTTCCTCGTGTACCTGTACCAGCGATG CGTGGCGGCAGTCGCCACGAGCACTGTCTGGAGAGCGCGGAGGGGCCGCCACCCCCAGGGCCTGGGGACAGGCACGGAGCTCCGTCCTGACGGTGAACACACGACAGGCGGGCACGAGGGGACTCCAGACATCCCTCCTGCGGCAACTTGGGGTCTCGTGTCCTAA
- the CLPTM1L gene encoding cleft lip and palate transmembrane protein 1-like protein isoform X1: MWSGRSSFTSLVVGVFVVYVVHTCWVMYGIVYTRPCGSDGNCIQPYLARRPKLQLSVYTTTRSNLGAENNVDLVLNVEDFDVESKFERTVNVSVPKKTRNNGTLYAYIFLHHAGILPWHDGKQVHLVSPLTTYMVPRPEEVNLLTGESTTQQQIEAEKKPPSALDEPVSHWRPRLTLNVMVDDFVFDGASLPADVHRYMKMIQLGKTVHYLPILFIDQLSNRVKDLMVINRSSTELPLTVSYDKISLGRLRFWIHMQDAVYSLQQFGFSEKDADEVKGIFVDTNLYFLALTFFVAAFHLLFDFLAFKNDISFWKKKRSMIGMSTKAVLWRGFSTVVIFLFLLDEQTSLLVLVPAGIGAAIELWKVKKALKMSVVWRGLRPQFQFGTYSESERKTEEYDTQAMRYLSYLLYPLCIGGAVYSLLNVKYKSWYSWLINSFVNGVYAFGFLFMLPQLFVNYKMKSVAHLPWKAFTYKAFNTFIDDVFAFIITMPTSHRLACFRDDVVFLVYLYQRCVAAVATSTVWRARRGRHPQGLGTGTELRPDGEHTTGGHEGTPDIPPAATWGLVS, from the exons ATGTGGAGCGGTCGCAGCTCCTTCACCAGCCTGGTCGTGGGCGTGTTCGTGGTGTACGTGGTGCACACCTGCTGGGTCATGTACGGCATCGTCTACACCCGGCCGTGCGGCAGCGACGGCAACTGCATCCAGCCCTACCTGGCGCGGAGGCCCAAGCTGCAG CTCAGCGTGTACACCACCACGCGGTCCAACCTTGGTGCTGAAAACAACGTGGATCTGGTCTTGAACGTGGAAGACTTTGACGTGGAGTCGAAATTTGAAAG gaCGGTTAACGTTTCCGTAccaaagaaaactagaaataacgGGACGTTGTATGCGTACATCTTCCTCCATCATGCCGGCATTCTGCCATGGCATGATGGGAAGCAGGTGCACCTAGTGAGCCCTCTGACCACCTACATGGTTCCCAGACCAGAAGAGGTCAACCTGCTCACGGGTGAATCCACTACGCAG CAGCAGATAGAGGCAGAGAAGAAGCCACCGAGTGCCCTGGACGAGCCTGTTTCTCACTGGAGACCAAGACTGACACTGAACGTGATGGTGGACGACTTTGTCTTTGACGGGGCCTCCCTGCCTGCCGACGTGCATCGGTACATGAAGAT GATCCAGCTCGGGAAGACCGTGCACTACCTCCCTATCCTGTTCATCGACCAGCTCAGCAATCGGGTGAAGGACCTCATG GTCATAAACCGCTCCAGCACCGAGCTGCCCCTCACCGTGTCCTACGACAAGATCTCACTGGGGAGGCTGCGCTTCTGGATCCACATGCAGGATGCCGTGTACTCCCTGCAGCAGTTCG GGTTTTCAGAGAAAGACGCTGATGAAGTGAAAGGCATTTTTGTCGACACCAACTTGTATTTCTTAGCCCTGACCTTCTTCGTCGCTGCATTTCAC cttCTGTTCGACttcttggcatttaaaaatgacatcagtttctggaagaagaagaggagcATGATTGGAATGTCCACCAAAGCAG tgcTCTGGCGTGGATTCAGCACAGTGGTCATCTTCCTGTTCCTGCTGGACGAGCAGACGAGCCTGCTGGTGCTGGTCCCCGCAGGCATCGGGGCCGCCATCGAG CTGTGGAAGGTGAAAAAGGCCTTGAAGATGAGTGTTGTTTGGAGAGGCCTGAGACCGCAGTTCCAG TTTGGCACTTACAGTGAGTccgagaggaagacagaggagtaCGACACTCAG GCCATGAGGTACCTCTCCTATCTTCTCTACCCCCTGTGCATCGGTGGCGCCGTCTACTCCCTGCTGAACGTCAAGTATAAGAG CTGGTACTCTTGGCTGATCAATAGCTTCGTCAACG GGGTGTACGCCTTCGGCTTCCTCTTCATGCTGCCCCAGCTCTTCGTCAACTACAAG ATGAAGTCGGTGGCGCACCTGCCCTGGAAGGCCTTCACCTACAAg GCCTTCAACACCTTCATCGACGACGTCTTTGCCTTCATCATCACCATGCCCACCTCCCACCGGCTGGCGTGTTTCCGGGACGACGTGGTGTTCCTCGTGTACCTGTACCAGCGATG CGTGGCGGCAGTCGCCACGAGCACTGTCTGGAGAGCGCGGAGGGGCCGCCACCCCCAGGGCCTGGGGACAGGCACGGAGCTCCGTCCTGACGGTGAACACACGACAGGCGGGCACGAGGGGACTCCAGACATCCCTCCTGCGGCAACTTGGGGTCTCGTGTCCTAA
- the CLPTM1L gene encoding cleft lip and palate transmembrane protein 1-like protein isoform X3, with protein MWSGRSSFTSLVVGVFVVYVVHTCWVMYGIVYTRPCGSDGNCIQPYLARRPKLQLSVYTTTRSNLGAENNVDLVLNVEDFDVESKFERTVNVSVPKKTRNNGTLYAYIFLHHAGILPWHDGKQVHLVSPLTTYMVPRPEEVNLLTGESTTQQQIEAEKKPPSALDEPVSHWRPRLTLNVMVDDFVFDGASLPADVHRYMKMIQLGKTVHYLPILFIDQLSNRVKDLMVINRSSTELPLTVSYDKISLGRLRFWIHMQDAVYSLQQFGFSEKDADEVKGIFVDTNLYFLALTFFVAAFHLLFDFLAFKNDISFWKKKRSMIGMSTKAVLWRGFSTVVIFLFLLDEQTSLLVLVPAGIGAAIELWKVKKALKMSVVWRGLRPQFQFGTYSESERKTEEYDTQAMRYLSYLLYPLCIGGAVYSLLNVKYKSWYSWLINSFVNGVYAFGFLFMLPQLFVNYKMKSVAHLPWKAFTYKAFNTFIDDVFAFIITMPTSHRLACFRDDVVFLVYLYQRWLYPVDKSRVNEFGESYEEKPQRKPHAH; from the exons ATGTGGAGCGGTCGCAGCTCCTTCACCAGCCTGGTCGTGGGCGTGTTCGTGGTGTACGTGGTGCACACCTGCTGGGTCATGTACGGCATCGTCTACACCCGGCCGTGCGGCAGCGACGGCAACTGCATCCAGCCCTACCTGGCGCGGAGGCCCAAGCTGCAG CTCAGCGTGTACACCACCACGCGGTCCAACCTTGGTGCTGAAAACAACGTGGATCTGGTCTTGAACGTGGAAGACTTTGACGTGGAGTCGAAATTTGAAAG gaCGGTTAACGTTTCCGTAccaaagaaaactagaaataacgGGACGTTGTATGCGTACATCTTCCTCCATCATGCCGGCATTCTGCCATGGCATGATGGGAAGCAGGTGCACCTAGTGAGCCCTCTGACCACCTACATGGTTCCCAGACCAGAAGAGGTCAACCTGCTCACGGGTGAATCCACTACGCAG CAGCAGATAGAGGCAGAGAAGAAGCCACCGAGTGCCCTGGACGAGCCTGTTTCTCACTGGAGACCAAGACTGACACTGAACGTGATGGTGGACGACTTTGTCTTTGACGGGGCCTCCCTGCCTGCCGACGTGCATCGGTACATGAAGAT GATCCAGCTCGGGAAGACCGTGCACTACCTCCCTATCCTGTTCATCGACCAGCTCAGCAATCGGGTGAAGGACCTCATG GTCATAAACCGCTCCAGCACCGAGCTGCCCCTCACCGTGTCCTACGACAAGATCTCACTGGGGAGGCTGCGCTTCTGGATCCACATGCAGGATGCCGTGTACTCCCTGCAGCAGTTCG GGTTTTCAGAGAAAGACGCTGATGAAGTGAAAGGCATTTTTGTCGACACCAACTTGTATTTCTTAGCCCTGACCTTCTTCGTCGCTGCATTTCAC cttCTGTTCGACttcttggcatttaaaaatgacatcagtttctggaagaagaagaggagcATGATTGGAATGTCCACCAAAGCAG tgcTCTGGCGTGGATTCAGCACAGTGGTCATCTTCCTGTTCCTGCTGGACGAGCAGACGAGCCTGCTGGTGCTGGTCCCCGCAGGCATCGGGGCCGCCATCGAG CTGTGGAAGGTGAAAAAGGCCTTGAAGATGAGTGTTGTTTGGAGAGGCCTGAGACCGCAGTTCCAG TTTGGCACTTACAGTGAGTccgagaggaagacagaggagtaCGACACTCAG GCCATGAGGTACCTCTCCTATCTTCTCTACCCCCTGTGCATCGGTGGCGCCGTCTACTCCCTGCTGAACGTCAAGTATAAGAG CTGGTACTCTTGGCTGATCAATAGCTTCGTCAACG GGGTGTACGCCTTCGGCTTCCTCTTCATGCTGCCCCAGCTCTTCGTCAACTACAAG ATGAAGTCGGTGGCGCACCTGCCCTGGAAGGCCTTCACCTACAAg GCCTTCAACACCTTCATCGACGACGTCTTTGCCTTCATCATCACCATGCCCACCTCCCACCGGCTGGCGTGTTTCCGGGACGACGTGGTGTTCCTCGTGTACCTGTACCAGCGATG GCTGTACCCCGTGGATAAGAGCAGGGTGAACGAGTTCGGGGAGTCCTACGAGGAGAAACCCCAGCGGAAGCCCCACGCACATTGA
- the CLPTM1L gene encoding cleft lip and palate transmembrane protein 1-like protein isoform X4 yields MWSGRSSFTSLVVGVFVVYVVHTCWVMYGIVYTRPCGSDGNCIQPYLARRPKLQLSVYTTTRSNLGAENNVDLVLNVEDFDVESKFERTVNVSVPKKTRNNGTLYAYIFLHHAGILPWHDGKQVHLVSPLTTYMVPRPEEVNLLTGESTTQQIEAEKKPPSALDEPVSHWRPRLTLNVMVDDFVFDGASLPADVHRYMKMIQLGKTVHYLPILFIDQLSNRVKDLMVINRSSTELPLTVSYDKISLGRLRFWIHMQDAVYSLQQFGFSEKDADEVKGIFVDTNLYFLALTFFVAAFHLLFDFLAFKNDISFWKKKRSMIGMSTKAVLWRGFSTVVIFLFLLDEQTSLLVLVPAGIGAAIELWKVKKALKMSVVWRGLRPQFQFGTYSESERKTEEYDTQAMRYLSYLLYPLCIGGAVYSLLNVKYKSWYSWLINSFVNGVYAFGFLFMLPQLFVNYKMKSVAHLPWKAFTYKAFNTFIDDVFAFIITMPTSHRLACFRDDVVFLVYLYQRWLYPVDKSRVNEFGESYEEKPQRKPHAH; encoded by the exons ATGTGGAGCGGTCGCAGCTCCTTCACCAGCCTGGTCGTGGGCGTGTTCGTGGTGTACGTGGTGCACACCTGCTGGGTCATGTACGGCATCGTCTACACCCGGCCGTGCGGCAGCGACGGCAACTGCATCCAGCCCTACCTGGCGCGGAGGCCCAAGCTGCAG CTCAGCGTGTACACCACCACGCGGTCCAACCTTGGTGCTGAAAACAACGTGGATCTGGTCTTGAACGTGGAAGACTTTGACGTGGAGTCGAAATTTGAAAG gaCGGTTAACGTTTCCGTAccaaagaaaactagaaataacgGGACGTTGTATGCGTACATCTTCCTCCATCATGCCGGCATTCTGCCATGGCATGATGGGAAGCAGGTGCACCTAGTGAGCCCTCTGACCACCTACATGGTTCCCAGACCAGAAGAGGTCAACCTGCTCACGGGTGAATCCACTACGCAG CAGATAGAGGCAGAGAAGAAGCCACCGAGTGCCCTGGACGAGCCTGTTTCTCACTGGAGACCAAGACTGACACTGAACGTGATGGTGGACGACTTTGTCTTTGACGGGGCCTCCCTGCCTGCCGACGTGCATCGGTACATGAAGAT GATCCAGCTCGGGAAGACCGTGCACTACCTCCCTATCCTGTTCATCGACCAGCTCAGCAATCGGGTGAAGGACCTCATG GTCATAAACCGCTCCAGCACCGAGCTGCCCCTCACCGTGTCCTACGACAAGATCTCACTGGGGAGGCTGCGCTTCTGGATCCACATGCAGGATGCCGTGTACTCCCTGCAGCAGTTCG GGTTTTCAGAGAAAGACGCTGATGAAGTGAAAGGCATTTTTGTCGACACCAACTTGTATTTCTTAGCCCTGACCTTCTTCGTCGCTGCATTTCAC cttCTGTTCGACttcttggcatttaaaaatgacatcagtttctggaagaagaagaggagcATGATTGGAATGTCCACCAAAGCAG tgcTCTGGCGTGGATTCAGCACAGTGGTCATCTTCCTGTTCCTGCTGGACGAGCAGACGAGCCTGCTGGTGCTGGTCCCCGCAGGCATCGGGGCCGCCATCGAG CTGTGGAAGGTGAAAAAGGCCTTGAAGATGAGTGTTGTTTGGAGAGGCCTGAGACCGCAGTTCCAG TTTGGCACTTACAGTGAGTccgagaggaagacagaggagtaCGACACTCAG GCCATGAGGTACCTCTCCTATCTTCTCTACCCCCTGTGCATCGGTGGCGCCGTCTACTCCCTGCTGAACGTCAAGTATAAGAG CTGGTACTCTTGGCTGATCAATAGCTTCGTCAACG GGGTGTACGCCTTCGGCTTCCTCTTCATGCTGCCCCAGCTCTTCGTCAACTACAAG ATGAAGTCGGTGGCGCACCTGCCCTGGAAGGCCTTCACCTACAAg GCCTTCAACACCTTCATCGACGACGTCTTTGCCTTCATCATCACCATGCCCACCTCCCACCGGCTGGCGTGTTTCCGGGACGACGTGGTGTTCCTCGTGTACCTGTACCAGCGATG GCTGTACCCCGTGGATAAGAGCAGGGTGAACGAGTTCGGGGAGTCCTACGAGGAGAAACCCCAGCGGAAGCCCCACGCACATTGA